A region from the uncultured Draconibacterium sp. genome encodes:
- a CDS encoding LytTR family DNA-binding domain-containing protein, with protein sequence MNCLILEKTHTQSPLREMVNAVPYFHHVSYCSSVFDAYEILRRQKIDLIFVDTTLSKVSGIDFVKSLENRPLFVFISDQPELAVEAFNINALDFLLKPLSFDRFLKTANKAYEHKASDSKRPELAHEHETQDMGQKTILVKTDYKTILIKLNNILYIEGLKDYIKIYTSENSKPVITLNSLKRLQQNLPAERFSRVHKSYIVGLEHINAINKTQVMIKDKFIPIGESYRSIFNQKMEELRI encoded by the coding sequence ATGAATTGTCTGATTTTAGAAAAAACACATACACAAAGTCCCTTGCGCGAAATGGTAAATGCCGTTCCGTATTTTCACCATGTATCTTATTGCTCATCGGTTTTTGATGCTTACGAGATTTTACGTCGGCAAAAAATCGATCTCATTTTTGTAGATACAACATTATCAAAAGTATCGGGTATTGATTTTGTAAAAAGCCTCGAAAATCGGCCCTTATTTGTTTTTATATCTGATCAACCGGAGCTGGCTGTAGAAGCTTTTAATATAAACGCCCTTGATTTTCTTTTAAAACCATTGAGTTTCGATCGTTTTCTAAAAACAGCCAATAAAGCCTACGAACATAAAGCTTCCGATTCCAAAAGACCGGAGCTGGCGCATGAACATGAAACCCAGGATATGGGCCAAAAAACGATTTTAGTGAAAACTGATTACAAAACCATATTAATAAAGCTCAACAATATTTTATATATCGAAGGTTTAAAAGATTACATAAAAATTTATACCTCTGAAAATAGTAAACCGGTTATCACCCTTAATTCATTAAAGCGCCTGCAGCAAAATCTTCCTGCTGAAAGGTTTTCACGTGTGCACAAATCTTATATTGTGGGCTTGGAACATATAAACGCAATTAATAAAACGCAGGTAATGATTAAAGATAAATTTATCCCCATTGGCGAAAGCTATCGTTCTATTTTTAATCAGAAAATGGAAGAATTACGTATTTGA
- a CDS encoding DUF4270 family protein, producing the protein MRNKVFIGFLCCLLIYACHDEESLMVSLGDNYINNQTNVALIDTISVQLSTVKIDSIPTSESEYLLCGSYTDSDFGNVAATAYAQIGMPTAEIDDDEIFDSIVVCMHYSGMSYGDTLLPQTIQAHRVIDDIEPSDDYDVEPYLYNTTDKRYNLLPLGSKTIVPKPNFHDTLTIRLSDELGLEFLSYLRDEDDEFESTTEFLDYFKGIALVAGNENNSVLGFNADTSFQIRLYTHLVEATKVYKTYSFKYESASLNHYNKVLNNVSGTYLEQAVTQREEIPSAETNNCSFLQGSLGYTTRLDFPGISKIFEVEYKNILYKAELVLKPMPGTYSNNQEELPQDLLLYYTDKKNNVVSAVSDADGNTLYGTMYYDEFYNEYTQYVFDITEYIYEELSDGYVDPEDGLLVMLPEADYGGTLDNLVFDGRSLANYRPKLKLYYVFYE; encoded by the coding sequence ATGAGAAACAAAGTTTTTATTGGTTTTTTGTGTTGTTTATTAATTTATGCATGCCATGATGAGGAATCGTTAATGGTTTCGTTAGGCGATAATTATATCAACAACCAAACAAATGTTGCCTTAATCGATACAATCAGTGTTCAACTATCAACCGTAAAGATAGATTCAATTCCAACCTCTGAAAGCGAATATTTGCTTTGCGGCTCGTATACCGATTCCGACTTTGGCAACGTGGCTGCTACCGCCTATGCGCAAATAGGAATGCCAACAGCGGAGATAGATGATGATGAGATTTTCGATTCTATTGTTGTATGCATGCATTACAGCGGAATGTCGTATGGAGACACTCTGTTACCACAAACAATTCAGGCACATCGTGTTATTGATGATATTGAACCAAGCGATGACTATGATGTCGAGCCCTATCTGTATAACACAACAGATAAGAGGTATAACCTCCTCCCACTTGGATCGAAAACGATTGTACCGAAACCCAATTTTCATGATACACTTACCATACGCCTAAGCGACGAGCTCGGCCTTGAATTCCTGTCATATCTGCGCGATGAAGATGATGAATTCGAAAGCACTACGGAGTTTTTAGATTATTTTAAAGGTATTGCTCTTGTTGCCGGAAATGAAAATAATTCAGTGCTTGGGTTTAACGCCGATACCTCGTTTCAGATACGGCTCTATACGCACCTGGTAGAAGCAACCAAGGTATATAAAACCTATTCTTTTAAATATGAAAGTGCATCACTTAACCATTACAACAAAGTACTTAATAATGTAAGCGGCACTTATTTGGAACAGGCAGTAACCCAACGAGAAGAAATACCTTCAGCTGAAACCAACAATTGCTCGTTCTTACAAGGAAGTTTAGGCTACACTACCCGACTCGATTTTCCGGGAATTAGTAAAATTTTTGAAGTAGAATACAAAAATATATTGTACAAAGCAGAACTGGTGCTTAAGCCAATGCCCGGCACTTATTCGAACAACCAAGAGGAACTTCCACAGGATTTACTACTGTATTATACCGACAAAAAAAACAATGTAGTGTCTGCAGTTTCAGATGCCGATGGTAATACTTTATACGGAACAATGTATTATGATGAATTTTATAACGAATATACACAGTATGTTTTTGATATAACCGAATACATTTACGAAGAACTCAGCGATGGTTATGTCGATCCGGAAGACGGCTTGCTTGTTATGCTGCCTGAAGCAGATTACGGAGGCACCCTTGACAACCTGGTTTTTGATGGCAGGTCGCTTGCCAACTATCGTCCGAAACTGAAACTATACTACGTATTTTACGAATAG
- a CDS encoding kelch repeat-containing protein codes for MMKTEKSILVYLLFIVLATFVSCSDDDDDDEITDGDWWEMSDFDGVPRSDAVSFVINDVAYIGLGYDGDDRLNDFWKYDLENNYWQKIATFPGEARNGAVAFSINGYGYVGTGYDGEDELNDFWQYNPITDTWTQKTDFMGSARYGAVGFSVDGKGYIGTGYDGNYLKDFYAYTPETDTWEQIISIGGSKRRDAACFVIDGKAYVLSGLDNGVYEDDLWEYDPSTGYWTEKRAISDDDDDNSYDDEYTSIARINGVGFTLNGLGYIATGSTGSMISNIWEYDPQQDLWAEKTSFEGTTRTEAVGFALGSYGFITTGRSSSYYFDDIWEFDPEKEYDEDN; via the coding sequence ATGATGAAGACAGAGAAAAGCATTCTGGTATACCTTTTATTTATAGTATTGGCAACTTTTGTGTCGTGTTCCGACGATGATGATGATGATGAAATTACAGATGGTGACTGGTGGGAAATGTCGGATTTTGATGGTGTGCCGCGAAGCGATGCCGTAAGTTTTGTAATAAACGATGTGGCATATATCGGCTTAGGTTATGATGGAGATGATCGTTTAAATGATTTTTGGAAGTACGACCTCGAAAACAACTACTGGCAAAAAATTGCAACTTTCCCGGGAGAAGCCAGAAATGGGGCAGTGGCCTTTTCAATCAATGGTTACGGCTATGTAGGAACCGGTTATGATGGCGAAGATGAGTTGAATGATTTTTGGCAGTATAATCCCATCACCGATACCTGGACACAAAAAACTGATTTTATGGGAAGCGCCCGTTATGGTGCTGTTGGTTTTTCGGTAGATGGAAAAGGTTACATCGGTACCGGGTATGATGGTAATTACCTGAAAGACTTTTATGCTTATACACCAGAAACTGATACCTGGGAGCAAATAATAAGTATTGGTGGGTCTAAAAGAAGAGATGCCGCATGTTTTGTTATCGATGGAAAAGCCTACGTATTGTCAGGACTTGATAATGGTGTGTATGAAGACGATTTGTGGGAGTACGATCCTTCAACTGGTTACTGGACCGAAAAAAGAGCCATATCTGATGATGACGACGATAACAGCTACGATGATGAATATACGTCAATAGCACGGATAAACGGAGTTGGTTTTACCTTGAATGGACTTGGGTATATCGCCACCGGAAGTACAGGGTCAATGATAAGTAATATTTGGGAGTACGATCCGCAGCAAGATTTGTGGGCCGAAAAAACATCATTTGAAGGAACTACTCGTACCGAGGCTGTGGGTTTTGCCCTTGGCTCGTATGGATTTATTACCACAGGTCGAAGTTCCTCTTATTATTTTGATGACATTTGGGAATTTGATCCGGAGAAAGAGTATGATGAAGATAATTAA